One window of Candidatus Mycobacterium wuenschmannii genomic DNA carries:
- a CDS encoding MCE family protein translates to MAFAKVRARLDNGAAWVESHRRVTRIGTGVSLLLILAVGISMMVSPWWKQVTRNTYIAYFPNTNGVYTGDEIRILGVAVGTIEKIEPQPQAAKVTFTVDSQYSLPADVKAAILSPSLVTSRAIQLVPVYSGGPKLADGATIPQERTAVPVEWDDLRKQLEKLTDSLQPTTEGGTSALGQFVNTSAANLRGEGETARDTVIKLSQAVSALGDHSTDIFSTLRNLETFVAALTSSSDLLASFNKNLATITTVMSNTPNEWGQAIAGLDGAVNDLRPFVAENREAIGTTFDHLNEITTALNDSRRDIKQTLHVAPNVFQNFLNIYQPAQSAVTGILALSNFADTVQSICGSIESDGRVGAKQSARLCEQYLSPIIKNRQYNFLPIGLNPFVGASARPNEITYSEDKLNPHIPPPGAPPGPAPDAPPPVSPQALPGGAVPPGPIAVRSTDPQAGLPGLMVPAAAPPGGTP, encoded by the coding sequence ATGGCATTCGCGAAAGTCCGCGCGCGCCTTGACAACGGCGCCGCCTGGGTAGAGAGCCACCGACGCGTCACGAGGATCGGGACGGGCGTCAGCCTGCTGCTGATCCTGGCCGTCGGGATCAGCATGATGGTGTCGCCGTGGTGGAAGCAGGTGACTCGCAACACCTATATCGCCTACTTCCCGAATACCAACGGTGTCTACACCGGCGACGAGATCCGCATTCTGGGCGTCGCGGTCGGCACGATCGAGAAGATCGAACCGCAACCTCAGGCGGCCAAAGTCACGTTCACCGTCGACTCGCAGTACTCGCTGCCGGCCGACGTCAAGGCCGCGATCCTGTCGCCGTCGCTGGTCACCTCGCGCGCGATCCAACTCGTCCCGGTCTATTCGGGCGGCCCGAAACTGGCCGACGGCGCGACCATTCCGCAGGAGCGGACGGCGGTGCCGGTCGAATGGGACGACCTGCGAAAGCAATTGGAGAAGCTGACCGATTCGCTGCAGCCGACGACCGAGGGCGGGACCAGCGCGCTGGGCCAGTTCGTCAACACCTCGGCCGCGAACCTGCGTGGCGAGGGCGAGACCGCGCGGGACACCGTCATCAAGCTCTCGCAGGCGGTGTCGGCGCTCGGTGACCACAGCACGGACATCTTCAGCACGCTGCGTAACCTGGAGACGTTCGTCGCGGCGCTGACATCGAGCAGCGACCTGCTCGCATCGTTCAACAAGAACCTGGCCACCATCACCACGGTGATGTCCAATACGCCCAACGAGTGGGGTCAGGCCATCGCCGGGCTGGACGGCGCGGTCAATGACCTGCGGCCGTTCGTCGCCGAGAACCGCGAGGCCATCGGTACGACCTTCGACCACCTCAACGAGATCACCACGGCGCTGAACGACAGTCGCCGCGACATCAAGCAGACCCTGCACGTCGCGCCCAACGTGTTCCAGAACTTCCTGAACATCTACCAGCCGGCGCAGAGCGCGGTGACCGGGATTCTGGCGCTGTCGAACTTCGCCGATACCGTCCAATCCATCTGCGGCTCCATCGAATCCGATGGCCGCGTCGGTGCAAAGCAGTCCGCGCGGCTGTGCGAGCAGTACCTGTCTCCGATCATCAAGAATCGCCAGTACAACTTCCTGCCGATCGGTCTCAACCCATTCGTCGGGGCGTCGGCGCGTCCGAACGAGATCACTTACAGCGAGGACAAGCTCAACCCGCACATCCCGCCGCCCGGCGCGCCCCCAGGCCCGGCCCCGGACGCGCCGCCACCGGTGTCGCCGCAGGCACTGCCGGGTGGCGCGGTACCGCCGGGACCGATCGCGGTCCGTTCCACCGATCCGCAGGCGGGCCTGCCGGGTCTGATGGTTCCCGCCGCCGCGCCACCGGGAGGTACGCCATGA